The following proteins are co-located in the Clupea harengus unplaced genomic scaffold, Ch_v2.0.2, whole genome shotgun sequence genome:
- the LOC122128976 gene encoding uncharacterized protein LOC122128976, whose protein sequence is MVGTTSSKRPCDSVPGVCTVGREGHSEVLVWGRTKAGIQKRDYQCLVEPFGESDVLTARAVSTVKQGRLPIRVRNISSTPVYLRRHQKLAKAFVVEPADIVQDTDVSMSRVGEQVVQVSLTQVKQDLKDRPALVDVNNIDISPAQRLKLQELLHKHQAVFSCHDEDYGKTSTIQHVIPTGDAAPVRGRHSHVPRHLYQEVKTLIQDASNRGLGAVLAQVQGGKERVIAFASRSLHPTERNDSNYSSFKLEFLALKWAITEKFAEYLTPAPFVVYTDNNPLVHLNSAKLGSHEQRWAARLAGFQFEIKYRPGRNNQSADALSRFPPETAVPDQREEREGLEIPGFREVQPSTVTALCVGVGWRTKEPDDQGTTMEQGTPLQPDRTWAQWKSLQESDPTLRRVLHFLQRGQHPNRLERQAESKEVLEILRQWDWLRCKDGVLCRTFQDPKEVDLRTQMVAPAGERVHIWKLYHDQAGHWGAEKTTVFSGL, encoded by the exons ATGGTTGGCACTACAAGCAGCAAACGGCCTTGCGATTCCGTACCTGGGGTATGTACTGTTGGACGTGAAG GACACAGTGAAGTCCTGGTGTGGGGCCGTACCAAGGCTGGCATTCAGAAACGGGATTACCAGTGCCTAGTGGAGCCCTTTGGGGAGTCTGATGTGCTCACCGCTCGAGCAGTATCAACGGTCAAGCAGGGAAGGTTACCCATCAGAGTGAGAAACATAAGCAGCACCCCGGTCTACCTACGACGCCACCAGAAGCTGGCTAAGGCATTTGTAGTGGAACCAGCAGACATTGTACAAGACACGGATGTGAGTATGTCCAGAGTGGGGGAACAGGTGGTACAGGTTAGCTTAACGCAAGTAAAACAAGACCTAAAGGACCGGCCCGCCCTAGTGGATGTTAACAACATTGATATCTCCCCAGCCCAAAGACTGAAATTACAGGAACTGTTACACAAGCATCAGGCTGTGTTCTCTTGTCATGACGAGGACTATGGGAAGACGAGCACCATACAGCATGTGATCCCGACAGGAGACGCCGCACCTGTGAGAGGACGCCACAGTCATGTGCCTCGCCACCTGTACCAGGAAGTGAAAACCCTCATTCAAG ATGCCAGCAACAGAGGCCTGGGGGCAGTGCTCGCCCAGGTGCAGGGGGGTAAGGAGCGAGTCATCGCTTTTGCTAGCCGGAGCCTGCATCCAACTGAAAGAAATGACAGTAACTACAGTTCTTTTAAATTAGAATTCCTCGCATTGAAGTGGGCCATCACAGAAAAGTTTGCAGAGTACCTAACGCCGGCACCCTTTGTAGTATACACAGACAATAACCCGCTTGTGCATCTCAACTCTGCTAAATTGGGTAGTCATGAACAGAGATGGGCGGCCCGCCTTGCCGGCTTTCAGTTTGAGATTAAGTATCGGCCAGGACGTAATAACCAGAGTGCAGATGCATTGTCCCGCTTCCCCCCAGAGACAGCAGTCCCAGACCAGAGGGAAGAGCGAGAGGGACTGGAGATACCAGGCTTCCGGGAGGTTCAGCCGTCAACAGTGACTgccctgtgtgtgggggtgggctggAGAACCAAGGAGCCTGATGACCAGGGGACTACAATGGAACAGGGTACCCCACTCCAGCCTGACAGAACATGGGCTCAGTGGAAGAGCCTACAAGAAAGTGACCCCACGCTGAGGAGAGTGCTACACTTCCTCCAGAGAGGCCAACACCCTAACAGACTGGAACGACAAGCGGAGTCCAAAGAGGTCCTAGAAATACTGCGACAATGGGATTGGTTGAGGTGCAAAGACGGTGTGCTGTGCCGGACGTTTCAGGACCCCAAGGAAGTGGATCTACGAACCCAAATGGTCGCCCCAGCAGGTGAGCGAGTCCACATCTGGAAACTGTACCATGACCAGGCGGGTCACTGGGGTGCAGAAAAgactaccgtattttccggactataa